The following proteins are co-located in the Ensifer sp. WSM1721 genome:
- a CDS encoding DUF899 family protein, with product MTNETPIIPAKELAARNRARFPNESVEYRHARDALLAEEIELRRHIERVAEMRRQLPPGGEVTKTYRFEGEDGPVTLADLFADKDTLVVYSYMFGPQREKPCPMCTSLMASWEGKVPDIEQRVALAMIARSPIERLIAAKKARGWRQLKVYSDSDGSFTRDYVSAEDADVPGYTVFTRRDGTIRHFWSAEMSGEMADPGQDPRDAPDPDPLWTLLDTTPEGRGKDWYPKLEYPSGA from the coding sequence ATGACGAATGAGACCCCAATCATCCCCGCAAAAGAACTGGCGGCGCGCAATCGCGCTCGTTTCCCGAACGAAAGCGTCGAATATCGGCACGCACGCGACGCGCTTCTGGCCGAGGAGATCGAGCTCAGGCGGCACATCGAGCGCGTCGCTGAGATGCGTCGGCAGCTGCCGCCGGGCGGCGAAGTGACGAAGACCTATCGTTTCGAAGGGGAAGACGGGCCGGTCACCCTCGCCGACCTCTTCGCAGATAAGGATACGCTCGTCGTCTACAGCTATATGTTCGGCCCGCAGCGTGAAAAGCCATGCCCTATGTGCACATCGCTGATGGCATCCTGGGAGGGCAAGGTGCCGGACATCGAACAGCGCGTGGCGCTTGCCATGATCGCCCGTTCGCCGATCGAAAGGCTGATTGCCGCAAAGAAGGCACGCGGCTGGCGTCAACTGAAAGTCTATTCCGACAGCGATGGCAGCTTTACCCGCGATTATGTCAGCGCTGAAGACGCGGACGTACCGGGCTACACCGTCTTCACCCGCCGGGACGGGACGATCCGACATTTCTGGAGCGCCGAAATGAGCGGTGAGATGGCCGACCCCGGCCAGGACCCGCGTGACGCGCCCGACCCGGACCCATTATGGACCCTGCTCGACACGACGCCCGAAGGCCGCGGCAAAGACTGGTACCCGAAGCTAGAATATCCGAGCGGCGCCTAG
- a CDS encoding HAD family phosphatase: MPLPRIPQAIIFDMDGLIFDTEVLYRDAVLSAARSHGREMPVSLYLETIGLSGEATRVLFRDHFGHHFDFDRFWSHAVDLFHEMADTRLGLKPGVVELLDLLDEKKLPRAIATSSRHQDVKHHLAFHALEQRFSAVVAHGDYERGKPHPDPFLKAAACPGVEPEFCLALEDSHNGIRSASSAGMMTIMVPDLLPPTEETRGLCMHVAPDLHTVGSMLRAIR; encoded by the coding sequence ATGCCCCTGCCCCGGATCCCGCAAGCCATCATCTTCGATATGGATGGCCTGATCTTCGATACGGAAGTTCTGTACCGCGACGCCGTGTTGAGCGCGGCCCGCTCGCACGGGCGCGAAATGCCCGTTTCCCTTTACCTCGAAACGATCGGCCTGTCTGGCGAGGCGACACGCGTGCTGTTCCGGGACCATTTCGGCCACCATTTCGATTTCGATCGTTTCTGGTCGCATGCTGTCGATCTCTTCCATGAAATGGCCGACACGCGATTGGGTTTGAAGCCGGGCGTTGTCGAGCTGCTCGACCTGCTGGACGAGAAGAAACTGCCGCGTGCGATCGCCACGTCTTCACGCCACCAGGACGTGAAGCACCACCTGGCGTTCCACGCCCTTGAGCAACGGTTCAGTGCTGTGGTCGCCCACGGCGACTATGAGCGCGGCAAGCCACATCCCGATCCGTTTCTGAAGGCAGCGGCATGCCCGGGCGTAGAGCCCGAATTCTGCCTTGCCTTGGAGGATTCCCACAACGGCATCCGCTCTGCATCCTCCGCAGGCATGATGACGATCATGGTTCCGGATCTGCTTCCGCCGACTGAGGAAACTCGCGGGCTGTGCATGCATGTGGCCCCTGATCTCCACACTGTCGGAAGCATGCTCCGCGCGATCCGATAA
- a CDS encoding MBL fold metallo-hydrolase yields the protein MTTRRSVLKGTLSFMLAATAMTTLAPFGAAAKAPQVKTQAPGFYRMMLGDFEITALSDGTVKFPAEALYVGAQDQIAALLTKAFLASPVEMSVNAFLINANERLVLIDVGTGGFFGPTLGKVVPNLIAAGYQPEQVDDIILTHAHVDHLGGLVAGEKIVFPNAAVHLNKRDADFWLSPANRDAAPAAKKDFFAAAVKALAPYREAGKLNVFVDGAEPVPGFKTTLRAGHTPGHSAVAVESKGQKMVFWGDITHGDVVQFDEPDVTIGFDEDAGAAASARDAAFAEAVQQGYLVAGAHTRFPGIGHVRTDSDNFDWVPVNYSTAL from the coding sequence ATGACCACACGCAGATCAGTCCTCAAGGGAACGCTTTCCTTCATGCTGGCGGCGACGGCGATGACGACGCTTGCCCCATTCGGCGCCGCCGCCAAGGCGCCGCAGGTCAAGACACAGGCTCCCGGCTTCTATCGGATGATGCTCGGCGATTTCGAGATCACGGCGCTTTCCGACGGGACGGTGAAGTTTCCGGCGGAAGCCCTCTACGTCGGTGCACAGGACCAGATCGCCGCCCTGTTGACGAAAGCATTTCTCGCCTCGCCGGTGGAAATGTCGGTCAATGCCTTTCTCATCAACGCCAACGAACGACTGGTCCTGATCGATGTCGGCACCGGCGGCTTCTTCGGCCCTACGCTCGGCAAGGTCGTGCCCAATCTGATCGCCGCCGGCTACCAGCCGGAACAGGTCGACGACATCATCCTTACCCATGCCCATGTAGACCATCTTGGCGGCCTCGTCGCTGGGGAAAAGATCGTCTTCCCGAATGCAGCCGTCCACCTCAACAAGCGGGACGCCGATTTCTGGCTGTCGCCGGCCAATCGCGACGCGGCGCCGGCAGCAAAGAAAGACTTCTTTGCTGCCGCGGTAAAGGCGCTCGCACCTTATCGCGAAGCGGGCAAGCTGAATGTCTTTGTGGATGGGGCCGAACCCGTTCCGGGTTTCAAGACCACTCTGCGCGCCGGTCATACGCCCGGCCACAGTGCGGTTGCGGTGGAGAGCAAGGGCCAGAAGATGGTTTTCTGGGGTGACATCACTCACGGCGACGTCGTTCAGTTCGACGAACCGGATGTGACCATCGGCTTCGACGAGGATGCCGGGGCGGCCGCAAGCGCGCGCGACGCGGCCTTCGCCGAGGCTGTTCAACAGGGTTATCTCGTGGCCGGTGCGCATACGCGTTTTCCCGGCATCGGCCATGTCCGCACGGACAGTGACAATTTCGACTGGGTGCCCGTCAACTACAGCACGGCGCTCTAA
- a CDS encoding MerR family transcriptional regulator has protein sequence MSQDSLKYVDSGDAPNAAGFLPKLPIPYHGTEDRLAIAEMAEAFGVTHRTLHFYEEKGLLHAARMGPMRVYGEAQMRRMAVINACREIDMPIAAIQELLAALDGAGSQKEADRLFEATLRARRRELAAQQSILRRQMQRIAELLEEGAVGDADPQNGNIHLSPLETECLGFMAEGHPAAHIARLMDMDLTAALTLESGIIRKFGAHNRFQAVAKAVLAGMIASE, from the coding sequence ATGTCGCAAGATTCATTGAAGTACGTCGACTCCGGAGACGCGCCGAACGCGGCCGGTTTTCTGCCCAAACTGCCCATTCCCTATCATGGCACGGAAGACCGGCTTGCCATCGCGGAAATGGCGGAGGCCTTCGGCGTGACTCACCGCACGCTCCACTTCTATGAGGAGAAGGGCCTGCTGCACGCAGCGCGAATGGGGCCGATGCGCGTCTACGGCGAGGCCCAAATGCGCCGAATGGCGGTGATCAATGCCTGCCGGGAAATCGATATGCCGATCGCTGCGATCCAGGAACTGCTGGCCGCTCTCGACGGCGCGGGCAGCCAGAAGGAGGCCGACCGGCTGTTCGAAGCGACGCTTCGGGCGCGCCGCCGGGAGCTCGCCGCCCAGCAATCGATCCTGCGCCGCCAGATGCAGCGTATAGCCGAGCTTCTCGAAGAAGGAGCCGTCGGCGATGCAGATCCGCAAAATGGGAACATTCATCTCTCGCCGCTCGAAACGGAATGTCTCGGCTTCATGGCCGAAGGCCACCCCGCAGCACACATCGCCCGGCTGATGGACATGGACCTGACGGCGGCGCTTACGCTCGAATCCGGCATCATTCGAAAGTTCGGTGCCCACAACCGTTTTCAGGCCGTCGCCAAGGCCGTGCTCGCCGGTATGATCGCATCGGAATAG
- a CDS encoding glycine zipper 2TM domain-containing protein codes for MSNRTITLTLAGCLALSGCQSGTITGATGRTAEFGCIAGTVGGAVVGGLAGATIGSGTGQLWAVGGGAVLGSAAGSALTCA; via the coding sequence ATGAGCAATCGCACGATCACTCTCACTCTCGCAGGCTGCCTCGCCTTGTCTGGCTGCCAATCTGGCACCATAACAGGAGCGACCGGACGCACTGCCGAGTTCGGTTGCATCGCCGGTACGGTCGGCGGCGCAGTTGTCGGCGGACTGGCCGGCGCGACCATCGGCTCGGGGACCGGTCAGCTCTGGGCGGTTGGCGGCGGCGCCGTGCTCGGCAGCGCGGCCGGCAGTGCCTTGACCTGCGCTTGA
- a CDS encoding EF-hand domain-containing protein, whose translation MKRLVLMTAFAVLAAVTAAAQNQPVAMNQGQMDRLDRDKSGAVDRSEYQAFMTAAFANLDRNKDGSLRSEEVAQVLNAQQFAATDANSDGRISQNEFLNRVMADFKSADRSGDGSLQ comes from the coding sequence ATGAAAAGACTAGTCCTGATGACGGCATTCGCCGTTCTCGCAGCCGTTACGGCTGCGGCGCAGAACCAGCCGGTTGCCATGAACCAAGGCCAAATGGATCGGCTCGACCGTGACAAGAGCGGCGCGGTCGACCGATCCGAATACCAGGCTTTCATGACGGCAGCCTTCGCGAATCTGGACAGGAACAAGGACGGCAGCTTGCGCTCCGAAGAAGTGGCACAGGTCCTGAACGCGCAGCAGTTTGCCGCCACCGACGCCAACAGTGACGGCAGGATCAGCCAGAACGAGTTCCTGAACAGGGTGATGGCTGACTTCAAATCTGCCGACCGCAGCGGCGATGGCAGTCTGCAGTAG
- a CDS encoding LysE family translocator: MPSTGLLITFFITTAVFAYIPGPAMLYAAAQTLARGRWSGLMAAFGIHIGGYVHVAAAAAGLSVLFHAVPTLYLVVKLAGAAYLICLGIALFRRKSQGPLPEFSVKPGRRAFFESVVVEVLNPKTAIFFVAFLPQFIDASAALPVWAQFVILGAIVNLMFSSADVACVMLAAVVISNLKRSSRVERLVQRAGGATLIGLGAHLAFQKG; encoded by the coding sequence TTGCCGTCGACCGGATTATTGATCACCTTCTTCATCACCACGGCCGTTTTCGCCTATATTCCGGGGCCGGCCATGCTCTATGCCGCAGCACAGACGCTGGCGCGTGGTCGCTGGTCCGGGCTGATGGCTGCGTTTGGTATTCACATCGGCGGCTATGTACACGTCGCTGCGGCCGCTGCCGGACTGTCGGTCCTCTTCCATGCCGTGCCCACGCTGTATCTCGTCGTCAAATTGGCCGGTGCCGCCTATCTGATCTGCCTCGGAATCGCTCTCTTTCGCCGCAAATCTCAGGGGCCGCTGCCGGAATTCAGTGTGAAACCCGGTCGCCGCGCCTTCTTTGAGAGCGTCGTCGTCGAGGTCCTGAACCCGAAGACCGCCATATTCTTCGTCGCCTTCCTGCCGCAGTTCATCGACGCGTCTGCAGCCCTCCCTGTCTGGGCCCAGTTCGTTATACTTGGAGCGATCGTCAACTTGATGTTCTCGTCGGCAGACGTCGCCTGCGTCATGCTCGCGGCTGTAGTTATATCGAATTTGAAGCGGTCCAGCCGCGTGGAGCGCCTCGTCCAACGCGCCGGCGGGGCGACCCTCATCGGGTTGGGAGCCCATCTTGCCTTCCAGAAAGGCTAA
- a CDS encoding ATP-dependent RecD-like DNA helicase: protein MQFAPQQDEALKAVSRWLKEGRSPLFRLFGYAGTGKTTLARHFAEHVDGEVLFAAFTGKAAQVLRSKGASSAKTIHSLIYRPRGEEEVEDEETGKTSIAPMFAINRQSPVAKAALIIVDECSMVDEALGKDLMSFGTPILVLGDPGQLPPVSGGGYFTNHEPDYLLTEIHRQARDNPIIQLAMHVRERKEIMHGDYGTAQVISKGEVTQPLVLDADQVLVGTNRTRRRYNQRLRELKGFTSEYPQSGDKLVCLRNDPAKGLLNGSLWQVMSSSKETVKPGINLMIRPEDDDMDRGAAKIKLLKAAFEDVEGELPWSTRKRYDEFDYGYALTVHKAQGSQWNNVVLFDESWAFRDTRERWLYTAITRAAERLTIVR, encoded by the coding sequence ATGCAGTTCGCTCCGCAACAGGATGAGGCCTTGAAGGCCGTTTCGCGCTGGCTGAAGGAGGGCCGTTCGCCGCTTTTCCGGCTGTTCGGCTATGCCGGAACCGGCAAGACGACGCTCGCCCGCCATTTTGCCGAGCATGTGGACGGCGAGGTGCTGTTTGCCGCCTTCACCGGCAAAGCCGCGCAAGTGCTGCGCTCGAAGGGAGCCAGTAGCGCCAAGACCATCCATTCGCTGATCTACCGGCCGCGCGGCGAGGAAGAGGTGGAGGACGAGGAGACCGGCAAGACCTCGATCGCGCCGATGTTTGCGATCAACCGGCAGAGCCCCGTCGCGAAAGCCGCTCTGATCATCGTCGACGAATGCTCGATGGTGGACGAGGCGCTCGGCAAGGACCTGATGAGCTTCGGCACGCCGATCCTCGTTCTCGGCGATCCTGGACAATTGCCGCCGGTCTCGGGCGGGGGCTATTTCACCAACCACGAGCCGGACTATCTTCTGACGGAAATCCATCGCCAGGCGCGGGACAATCCGATCATCCAACTCGCCATGCATGTGCGCGAGCGCAAGGAGATCATGCATGGCGACTATGGTACTGCGCAGGTCATCTCCAAGGGCGAGGTGACGCAGCCGCTGGTCCTGGACGCCGATCAGGTGCTGGTCGGCACCAACCGGACGCGGCGGCGCTACAACCAGCGGCTTCGCGAGCTTAAGGGCTTTACCAGCGAATATCCTCAGTCCGGCGACAAACTCGTCTGCCTTCGCAACGATCCGGCCAAAGGGCTGCTCAACGGCTCGCTCTGGCAGGTGATGAGCTCGTCGAAGGAAACCGTGAAGCCGGGCATCAATCTGATGATCCGCCCCGAAGACGACGACATGGACCGCGGTGCGGCGAAGATCAAACTCCTGAAAGCGGCCTTCGAGGACGTGGAAGGGGAGCTCCCCTGGTCAACCCGCAAACGCTACGACGAGTTCGACTACGGCTACGCGCTGACGGTGCACAAGGCGCAGGGCTCGCAATGGAACAATGTGGTGCTCTTCGACGAAAGCTGGGCCTTCCGCGACACGCGCGAGCGCTGGCTCTACACGGCGATCACGCGGGCTGCGGAGCGGCTGACGATCGTTCGATAG
- a CDS encoding AbrB family transcriptional regulator, translating into MKPEQPSIPMPPGRTGLGRLSPLWQWCLLALLSGVFAAVFETIGIPAGLLMGPMAAGALVGMNGGTIRLPRQLFFCVQFVLAMMIAGSMSPDLLVTFSGNWPLFLAIILSVIGMSTLCGWTITRMGILPGTTAIWGSSAGAASTMLLMADAYGADARLVAFMQYLRVVVVASAATMIAHLWVSGAEAETAAGWFAPVAGLPFLMTLAVGIVSGFLGRVLRVPAGAFLFPFAIGSALSITGTMTIELPQWLLALSFALLGWNIGLGFTRTILAHARRALVPTVISILVLMSFSGLLALLLIKVAGIDPLTAYLATSPGGLDSIAVIAASSNVDLPFVMALQTARLLIITLIGPPLARFVADRA; encoded by the coding sequence TTGAAGCCGGAACAGCCATCAATACCGATGCCGCCCGGAAGGACCGGGCTGGGTCGCCTGTCGCCCTTATGGCAATGGTGCCTGCTTGCCCTGCTATCGGGAGTTTTTGCCGCGGTCTTCGAAACGATCGGCATTCCCGCCGGCCTTCTGATGGGACCGATGGCCGCCGGCGCACTTGTCGGCATGAATGGCGGTACGATCCGCCTGCCGCGGCAACTCTTCTTCTGCGTGCAGTTCGTCCTGGCGATGATGATCGCCGGCTCCATGAGCCCGGACCTCCTCGTGACCTTTTCGGGCAACTGGCCTCTGTTTCTCGCAATCATTCTCTCCGTGATCGGCATGAGCACGCTTTGCGGTTGGACCATCACGCGAATGGGCATCCTGCCCGGCACGACCGCGATCTGGGGCTCATCGGCCGGTGCTGCCTCGACAATGCTGCTGATGGCCGACGCCTATGGTGCGGATGCCCGTCTCGTCGCCTTCATGCAATATCTGCGCGTCGTCGTCGTCGCGAGTGCAGCGACCATGATCGCGCATCTCTGGGTGAGCGGCGCCGAGGCCGAGACCGCAGCCGGCTGGTTCGCGCCGGTCGCCGGCCTCCCTTTCCTCATGACGCTTGCCGTGGGCATCGTCAGCGGCTTCCTCGGCAGGGTGCTGCGCGTGCCGGCCGGCGCCTTCCTCTTCCCCTTCGCCATCGGCTCGGCGCTTAGCATCACCGGCACGATGACGATCGAGCTGCCGCAATGGCTGCTGGCGCTTTCATTTGCCCTGCTCGGTTGGAACATCGGTCTAGGCTTCACCCGAACGATCCTGGCGCACGCCCGGCGCGCCCTGGTGCCGACAGTCATCTCCATCCTCGTGCTGATGTCCTTTTCCGGGCTTCTGGCTCTGTTGCTCATAAAGGTGGCGGGGATCGATCCGCTGACGGCCTATCTCGCCACCAGTCCCGGCGGCCTCGATTCGATCGCCGTCATCGCCGCCTCCAGCAATGTCGACCTCCCCTTTGTCATGGCGCTGCAGACGGCCCGCCTGCTGATCATCACCTTGATTGGCCCGCCGCTCGCCCGCTTCGTCGCCGACCGGGCCTGA
- a CDS encoding RNA polymerase sigma factor — protein MSHGRDGPETGSGAGFPAPDAFERDVLALMPALRRYSRSLARSDADGEDLLQDCVEKVLARRAQWRGVNLRAWAFTIMTNLYRNRHRRQAQHPEVEFEDALGLSAEEENADPLERQRLQRALDRLSTDSRAVLMLVVIEGYRYQDVADMMAIPIGTVMSRLSRARRQLAEAMKDDNVIALRRPK, from the coding sequence ATGTCGCACGGCCGTGACGGTCCGGAAACGGGTTCGGGAGCGGGCTTCCCCGCTCCCGATGCCTTTGAACGAGATGTCCTCGCCTTGATGCCGGCGCTAAGGCGCTATTCGCGCAGCCTCGCGCGCTCCGACGCGGACGGCGAGGATCTGCTGCAAGATTGCGTCGAGAAGGTGTTGGCGCGGCGCGCGCAATGGCGCGGCGTCAATCTGCGCGCCTGGGCTTTCACCATCATGACCAATCTCTACCGCAACCGCCACCGCCGCCAGGCGCAACATCCGGAGGTCGAGTTCGAAGATGCACTCGGCCTTTCGGCTGAGGAGGAGAACGCGGATCCGTTGGAACGGCAGCGTCTGCAGCGCGCGCTGGACAGGCTGTCGACCGACAGTCGCGCGGTGCTGATGCTCGTGGTGATCGAGGGATATCGCTACCAGGACGTGGCCGACATGATGGCGATCCCCATCGGGACGGTGATGTCCCGCCTCTCGCGCGCCCGGCGCCAACTCGCAGAAGCGATGAAGGATGACAATGTGATTGCCCTGCGGAGACCGAAATGA
- a CDS encoding anti-sigma factor, with protein sequence MTDEFDSVSEDELHAYVDGHLSQPERGRIEAWLERHPARAEEVREWQAQAQTLKQHFASYARSDEGDRALISARRPTAGPASSASLLRRIAAGLLMFAAGALAGAYAPRFIAPDAPSQGERLNESLPRQAQSAFLIYASEVRHPVEVGADQQAHLATWLGKRLDYALMIPDLSPLGFSLVGGRLLPVNGKAGAMLMYEDGTGQRLTVLLGRNPDNRETSFRIASEGGIETFYWIDGEIGYAVTGEVPHELLQKVASECYRQFEGSSPS encoded by the coding sequence ATGACCGACGAATTCGACAGCGTCTCCGAAGACGAGCTGCACGCCTATGTCGATGGCCATCTGAGCCAGCCGGAGCGCGGGCGCATCGAAGCCTGGTTGGAGAGACATCCCGCCCGGGCCGAGGAGGTGCGTGAGTGGCAGGCGCAGGCGCAAACGTTGAAGCAGCATTTTGCCTCCTATGCCCGCAGCGACGAAGGCGACCGCGCCCTGATCTCGGCTCGTCGGCCAACGGCGGGTCCGGCATCCTCCGCGTCCCTGCTGCGGCGCATCGCCGCCGGCCTCCTGATGTTTGCCGCTGGGGCCCTCGCCGGCGCTTATGCGCCACGCTTCATCGCCCCGGACGCCCCGTCTCAGGGCGAACGGCTGAACGAGTCGCTGCCTCGCCAGGCGCAATCCGCTTTCCTGATCTACGCGAGCGAGGTGCGCCATCCGGTCGAGGTCGGGGCCGACCAGCAGGCGCATCTCGCGACATGGCTCGGCAAACGGCTCGACTACGCGCTGATGATCCCAGACCTGTCGCCCCTCGGCTTTTCGCTCGTCGGCGGCCGCCTCCTTCCGGTCAACGGCAAGGCGGGCGCGATGCTGATGTATGAAGACGGCACCGGACAGCGGCTGACGGTGCTTCTCGGCCGCAACCCCGACAACCGCGAAACGAGTTTCCGCATTGCGAGCGAAGGCGGGATCGAGACCTTCTACTGGATCGATGGCGAGATCGGCTATGCCGTCACCGGGGAGGTGCCACACGAGCTGCTCCAGAAAGTCGCCAGCGAATGCTATCGGCAGTTCGAGGGATCGTCGCCGTCCTGA
- the nthB gene encoding nitrile hydratase subunit beta, whose amino-acid sequence MNGPHDLGGQHGLGPIAPEKDEPYFHAEWEKRALGITLSCGAFGAWTLDESRHARESLPPPIYLSASYYEIWIRALETLLRRHGFITQAELDTGHMLEKGREPKRILKAEMVAGVLAKGGPCDRPVDQAPRFAVGDTVRTKNFNPKTHTRLPRYARAKVGLVEAVQGSFVFPDDNAHGKGENPQWLYTVVFDAGEIWGEGADPTLTVSIDAWESYLERA is encoded by the coding sequence ATGAACGGGCCGCATGATCTCGGCGGGCAGCATGGGCTCGGGCCGATCGCGCCGGAAAAGGACGAGCCCTATTTCCACGCCGAATGGGAGAAGCGGGCACTCGGGATTACACTCTCCTGCGGCGCCTTCGGCGCCTGGACGCTGGATGAAAGCCGGCACGCACGCGAAAGCCTGCCGCCGCCGATCTATCTCTCCGCAAGTTATTATGAGATATGGATAAGGGCGCTGGAAACGCTGCTCAGGCGGCACGGCTTCATCACCCAGGCCGAGCTCGACACGGGCCACATGCTCGAAAAGGGGCGCGAGCCGAAGCGGATATTGAAGGCCGAAATGGTAGCGGGCGTTCTCGCCAAAGGCGGACCCTGCGACCGGCCGGTCGATCAGGCGCCGCGCTTCGCCGTCGGCGACACGGTGCGAACGAAGAACTTCAATCCTAAGACCCACACACGCCTGCCCCGCTATGCGCGCGCCAAGGTCGGCTTAGTGGAAGCTGTGCAGGGGAGCTTCGTCTTTCCGGACGACAATGCCCATGGCAAGGGCGAGAACCCGCAATGGCTCTATACGGTCGTGTTCGACGCGGGCGAGATCTGGGGCGAGGGCGCAGACCCGACGCTCACCGTCTCGATCGATGCCTGGGAGAGCTATCTTGAGCGCGCGTAA
- the nthA gene encoding nitrile hydratase subunit alpha, producing the protein MSEHHHGDGHGHHHDNHFTDMEARVKALETVLTEKGLIDPEAIDAIVETYETKVGPRNGARVVAKAWSDPQFADWLKRDATAAIASLGFAGRQGEHMRAVFNTPDTHNLVVCTLCSCYPWAVLGLPPVWYKAPPYRSRAVIDPRGVLAEFGLELSAEKKIRVWDSTAELRYLVVPERPEGTEGFSEVALVELVTRDSMIGTGLALSPEAAR; encoded by the coding sequence ATGTCCGAGCATCATCATGGCGATGGTCACGGTCACCATCACGACAATCATTTCACCGACATGGAAGCGCGGGTGAAGGCGCTTGAGACGGTGCTGACGGAAAAGGGGCTGATCGATCCGGAAGCGATTGACGCAATCGTCGAGACCTATGAGACGAAGGTCGGCCCGCGCAACGGCGCCCGCGTCGTCGCCAAGGCCTGGAGCGATCCGCAGTTTGCCGACTGGCTGAAGCGGGACGCGACCGCGGCGATCGCCAGCCTCGGCTTCGCCGGACGGCAGGGCGAGCACATGCGCGCGGTGTTCAACACGCCCGACACCCACAATCTCGTCGTCTGCACGCTCTGCTCCTGCTATCCCTGGGCGGTGCTGGGGCTGCCGCCGGTCTGGTACAAGGCGCCGCCCTATCGCTCGCGCGCGGTCATCGATCCGCGCGGGGTGCTCGCGGAATTCGGATTGGAACTCTCCGCGGAAAAGAAGATCCGCGTCTGGGATTCGACCGCGGAACTGCGGTACCTCGTCGTTCCCGAACGGCCGGAAGGAACCGAAGGCTTCAGCGAGGTCGCTTTGGTCGAGCTTGTCACGCGCGACTCGATGATCGGTACCGGGCTTGCACTTTCACCGGAGGCCGCGAGATGA
- a CDS encoding LysE family translocator, which produces MQPDTLLALFLFAFTTSITPGPNNMMLFASGVNFGFMRTIPHMLGIGGGFFVLLIAVGLGLGALLHSMPLLYTALKFAGGAYLVWIAWKISTSRSLGEGKANAVPMTFLQAAAFQWVNPKAWVMAVSAMATYTSSDSYLMSVLVVGLVFAIVNVPSVSTWAGFGSALRQWLSEPARLKWFNITMAVLLVVSLWPMLK; this is translated from the coding sequence ATGCAACCGGATACGCTTCTGGCGCTGTTCCTGTTTGCCTTCACGACATCGATCACGCCGGGTCCGAACAACATGATGCTGTTCGCCTCGGGCGTCAATTTCGGCTTCATGCGGACGATCCCGCACATGCTCGGAATCGGCGGCGGCTTCTTCGTTCTTCTCATTGCCGTCGGGCTTGGCCTCGGCGCGCTGCTTCACTCGATGCCGCTCCTCTACACCGCGCTGAAATTTGCTGGCGGGGCCTATCTCGTCTGGATCGCCTGGAAGATCAGCACCTCGCGCTCGCTCGGGGAGGGAAAGGCGAATGCCGTGCCGATGACCTTCCTTCAAGCCGCGGCCTTCCAATGGGTGAACCCGAAGGCGTGGGTGATGGCGGTTTCGGCCATGGCCACCTATACCAGCAGCGACAGCTATCTCATGAGCGTGCTCGTCGTCGGCCTCGTCTTCGCGATTGTCAACGTGCCGAGTGTGTCGACCTGGGCCGGGTTCGGCTCGGCACTCAGACAATGGCTCTCCGAGCCGGCACGGCTCAAGTGGTTCAACATCACCATGGCCGTGCTGCTCGTCGTCAGCCTCTGGCCGATGCTCAAGTAA
- a CDS encoding cold-shock protein, with protein sequence MASGTVKWFNSTKGFGFIQPDDGAADVFVHISAVERAGMSTLKDGQKVSFELTQDRRTGKTSAENLRAL encoded by the coding sequence GTGGCTTCTGGAACGGTAAAATGGTTCAATAGCACCAAGGGCTTTGGGTTTATCCAGCCGGACGACGGTGCAGCCGACGTGTTCGTGCACATCTCTGCGGTAGAACGCGCTGGCATGTCCACACTGAAGGACGGTCAAAAAGTGAGCTTCGAGCTTACTCAGGATCGTCGTACGGGCAAGACGTCCGCCGAAAATCTGCGCGCCCTTTGA